In one Agrobacterium tumefaciens genomic region, the following are encoded:
- a CDS encoding LysR family transcriptional regulator, which yields MKMSRQFPLNALRVFEAAARHLSFTKAGEELGMTQTAVSYQVKLLEENIGEPLFIRKARQVQLTEAGQKLAPRVAEAFNSLREAVDNVRDTSDTTLTIHSTATFASRWLSRHLGAFQLEHPSIAVRLETSNALIDFAQSDCDVAIRWSNDDGKGLIYHRLVRGVYTPMLHPDLAETIGGLKKPEDLLRLRIIDPGDIWWSQWFQEVGVENPGLDRYPRSRLNVQAFEAAAAIASQGVAMLTPELYADEIALGRLYQPFEHLSSEGQNYWLVYPENRRNIRKIRLFRDWILQRIEESRPQPSQYPMSGA from the coding sequence TGTCTCGCCAGTTCCCGCTGAATGCCTTGCGCGTGTTCGAGGCCGCTGCCAGGCATCTGAGTTTCACCAAGGCTGGCGAGGAACTGGGCATGACGCAGACGGCGGTCAGCTATCAGGTGAAGCTGCTGGAGGAGAATATCGGCGAGCCGCTCTTTATACGCAAAGCGCGCCAGGTTCAGCTGACCGAGGCCGGGCAGAAGCTGGCGCCGAGAGTGGCCGAGGCCTTTAACAGCCTGCGGGAAGCCGTCGACAATGTGCGTGACACGTCAGACACGACGCTGACCATTCATTCCACCGCCACTTTCGCATCACGCTGGCTTTCACGACATCTGGGGGCGTTCCAGCTTGAACATCCTTCGATCGCCGTCCGGCTGGAAACCTCCAACGCCTTGATCGATTTTGCGCAGTCCGATTGCGATGTCGCCATCCGCTGGAGCAACGACGATGGCAAGGGGTTGATTTATCACCGGCTTGTCAGGGGCGTTTATACGCCGATGCTGCATCCCGACCTTGCCGAAACCATCGGCGGATTGAAAAAGCCGGAGGATCTTCTGCGCCTGCGCATCATCGATCCCGGCGACATCTGGTGGAGCCAATGGTTTCAGGAAGTAGGTGTCGAAAATCCAGGCCTCGACCGTTATCCGCGCAGCCGCCTTAACGTCCAGGCATTCGAAGCCGCGGCGGCCATCGCCAGCCAGGGCGTGGCCATGCTCACCCCTGAACTTTATGCGGACGAAATTGCACTCGGCCGGCTGTATCAACCCTTCGAGCATCTTAGCAGCGAAGGACAGAACTATTGGCTGGTCTATCCGGAAAACCGCAGGAACATTCGCAAGATAAGGCTATTTCGCGACTGGATATTGCAGCGGATCGAGGAAAGCCGGCCGCAGCCATCTCAATACCCCATGTCCGGCGCATAA
- a CDS encoding sulfite exporter TauE/SafE family protein, translating into MPDLDTTTMLMVFTTFTVAGIVKGVTGMGLPTVAMGVLGLFMPPVLAAGLLILPSFVTNIWQLLAGPDFRAIVARLWPMMIAIAAGTLIGIRLMTAGTGIWTTSALGLCLAAYAAYSLFAKPLSVPARLESSLSPAIGLTTGLLTGGTGIFVVPAVPYIQSLGFNRDDLVQALGLSFTVSTIALAAGLTSQNAFRVEHLSVSALAVLPALLGMWLGQKIRNIVSPATFRRWFLICLLLLGAELFLRAFW; encoded by the coding sequence TTGCCGGATTTAGACACAACCACAATGCTCATGGTCTTCACGACCTTCACCGTCGCGGGCATCGTCAAGGGCGTGACCGGCATGGGACTGCCCACCGTCGCCATGGGTGTGCTCGGCCTGTTCATGCCGCCCGTCCTTGCCGCAGGGCTGCTGATCCTGCCCTCCTTCGTTACCAATATCTGGCAATTGCTGGCCGGGCCGGATTTCAGGGCCATCGTCGCGCGGCTGTGGCCGATGATGATCGCCATCGCCGCCGGCACTCTCATCGGCATCCGGCTGATGACGGCTGGCACCGGCATCTGGACCACCTCGGCACTCGGATTATGCCTTGCTGCTTATGCGGCCTACAGCCTCTTCGCCAAACCCCTCTCCGTTCCGGCACGGCTGGAATCCAGCCTCTCGCCGGCCATAGGGCTGACAACCGGCCTGCTGACCGGCGGCACCGGAATTTTCGTCGTGCCCGCCGTGCCCTATATTCAGTCGCTCGGTTTCAACCGCGACGATCTCGTGCAGGCGCTCGGCCTTTCCTTCACGGTTTCGACCATTGCGCTTGCCGCAGGCCTTACCTCTCAGAACGCCTTCCGCGTCGAGCACCTGTCGGTTTCCGCACTCGCCGTGCTGCCCGCGCTTCTCGGCATGTGGCTCGGCCAGAAGATCCGTAACATCGTCAGCCCGGCCACATTCCGGCGCTGGTTCCTCATCTGCCTGCTTTTATTGGGAGCCGAGCTGTTTTTGCGGGCTTTCTGGTGA
- the puuD gene encoding urate hydroxylase PuuD: MYEYAIAWEWMAFAVRWLHVITAIAWIGSSFYFIALDLGLVKRPHLPPGAYGEEWQVHGGGFYHIQKYLVAPAQMPEHLTWFKWESYVTWLSGFAMLCIVYYGGADLFLIDHSVLALTQFQAICLSLASLAIGWLFYDFLCKSPLGNNTWGLMIVLYVALVAMAWGYTQVFTGRAAFLHLGAFTATIMSANVFFIIIPNQKIVVADLVAGRTPDPKYGRIAKQRSLHNNYLTLPVIFFMLSNHYPLAFATQFNWIIAALVFLMGVTIRHWFNTTHARKGKPTWTWLLTALIFIVIMWLSTVPKVLTGEEEQKAATLSPMQQQFVVDAHFAKAREVVQGRCSMCHAVEPVWEGVPFTPKSVKLETDEQIAAHAREIYLQAGRSHAMPPGNITAITPDERKVLTAWYESAVSGAGKAEGKTE; the protein is encoded by the coding sequence ATGTACGAATATGCCATTGCGTGGGAATGGATGGCCTTTGCCGTCCGCTGGCTCCACGTCATCACCGCCATCGCCTGGATCGGCTCATCCTTTTATTTCATCGCGCTCGATCTCGGGCTGGTAAAACGGCCGCATCTGCCGCCGGGAGCCTATGGCGAGGAATGGCAGGTGCATGGCGGCGGCTTTTATCACATCCAGAAATATCTGGTCGCGCCTGCCCAGATGCCCGAGCACCTGACATGGTTCAAATGGGAAAGCTATGTTACCTGGCTTTCCGGCTTCGCCATGCTCTGCATCGTTTATTATGGCGGCGCGGATCTCTTCCTCATCGATCATTCGGTGCTGGCGCTTACCCAGTTCCAGGCCATCTGTCTGTCGCTCGCCTCGCTTGCCATTGGCTGGTTGTTTTACGATTTCCTCTGCAAATCGCCGCTTGGCAACAATACCTGGGGCCTGATGATCGTGCTCTATGTCGCGCTGGTGGCGATGGCATGGGGTTATACGCAGGTCTTCACCGGCCGCGCCGCGTTCCTGCATCTCGGTGCCTTCACCGCCACCATCATGTCGGCGAACGTGTTCTTCATCATCATTCCGAACCAGAAGATCGTCGTGGCCGACCTCGTCGCCGGGCGCACGCCGGACCCGAAATATGGCCGCATCGCCAAGCAGCGCTCGCTGCACAACAACTACCTGACGCTGCCCGTCATCTTCTTCATGCTGTCGAACCATTATCCGCTGGCCTTTGCCACGCAGTTTAACTGGATCATCGCCGCACTGGTCTTCCTGATGGGCGTCACCATCCGCCACTGGTTCAACACCACCCATGCCCGCAAGGGCAAGCCGACTTGGACCTGGCTGCTGACCGCGCTGATCTTCATCGTCATCATGTGGCTTTCCACTGTGCCGAAGGTGCTGACCGGCGAAGAAGAACAGAAGGCCGCGACACTGTCGCCGATGCAGCAGCAATTCGTCGTCGACGCCCATTTCGCCAAGGCGCGTGAAGTGGTTCAGGGCCGCTGTTCCATGTGCCATGCGGTCGAGCCGGTGTGGGAAGGCGTGCCCTTCACACCGAAATCCGTAAAGCTCGAAACCGACGAACAGATCGCCGCCCATGCGCGCGAAATCTATTTGCAAGCCGGCCGCAGCCATGCCATGCCTCCCGGCAACATCACCGCCATCACCCCGGATGAGCGCAAGGTGCTGACCGCCTGGTATGAAAGCGCGGTTTCCGGGGCTGGAAAAGCCGAAGGAAAGACTGAATGA
- a CDS encoding DUF86 domain-containing protein gives MSVERLHVYLQDIRQVASETIDFVRLKTKDEFLADLVRQRAVAMNLLIIGETTARIMEEFPAFVADFPDIPWVKMRGMRNRIAHGYMSINLETVWDTTQTAIPDLLDRLSLLQNWHAQGE, from the coding sequence ATGAGCGTCGAGCGGCTGCACGTTTATCTTCAGGATATCAGGCAGGTTGCTTCGGAAACCATCGACTTCGTTCGACTGAAAACGAAGGATGAATTTTTGGCTGATCTCGTCCGCCAACGGGCAGTCGCGATGAACCTTCTGATTATCGGCGAAACGACCGCGAGGATAATGGAAGAGTTCCCCGCTTTCGTGGCGGATTTTCCCGATATCCCTTGGGTTAAGATGCGCGGCATGCGAAACAGGATCGCGCATGGTTATATGAGCATCAATCTGGAAACGGTCTGGGATACGACACAGACGGCGATACCGGATCTTCTCGATAGACTCTCCCTTCTCCAAAACTGGCATGCCCAAGGTGAATGA
- a CDS encoding D-alanyl-D-alanine carboxypeptidase, translating to MAGAWVFALTFFCAILSLQASPAQAGYAHFIMDANTGKVLAARNADVLNHPASLTKMMTLYMTFEALHAGRLRWDQKITMSKNGAATIPSKLYVRQGQTFTVREAVYGMIVKSANDMAEGMGDHLGGSEARFAEMMTRKARQLGMTKTVFRNASGLPSKSQVTTARDMAKLGLALQRDFPKEYGLFAMESFSFRGKRIRGHNNLMYRYQGMDGIKTGYTNASGFNLVSAINHNGRRVVGVVLGGKTARSRDAQMAALLDKTVPQASRSRNTEQLVASANVSRTFDVPPAAVPLPMFAERRSDPVAMQIATANNQMADMIQVSAIPKPAPAAAIGQPTGQRSRWEVQIAATDSEAAARSLLANARSNIGSYAGIAPYTEAVQSGSATLYRARFTGFEDQSSAVSACKELKAQSYACVVMTSEG from the coding sequence ATGGCGGGTGCATGGGTCTTCGCACTCACCTTCTTTTGCGCGATCCTCTCATTGCAGGCATCGCCTGCGCAGGCCGGCTACGCCCACTTCATCATGGATGCCAATACCGGCAAGGTTCTGGCAGCTCGCAATGCCGATGTGCTGAACCACCCCGCTTCGCTGACCAAGATGATGACGCTCTACATGACTTTCGAGGCGCTGCATGCCGGCCGGCTTCGCTGGGACCAGAAGATCACCATGTCCAAGAACGGCGCAGCCACCATCCCCTCGAAGCTTTACGTACGCCAGGGTCAGACCTTCACCGTGCGTGAGGCGGTTTATGGCATGATCGTCAAATCCGCCAACGACATGGCGGAAGGCATGGGCGATCACCTCGGCGGCTCCGAGGCAAGGTTTGCCGAAATGATGACCCGCAAGGCCCGCCAGCTGGGCATGACGAAAACGGTGTTCCGCAACGCTTCCGGCCTGCCCAGCAAATCGCAGGTGACGACGGCGCGTGACATGGCCAAGCTCGGCCTTGCGCTGCAGCGCGACTTTCCCAAGGAATATGGCCTCTTCGCCATGGAATCCTTCAGTTTCCGAGGCAAGCGCATCCGTGGCCACAATAATCTGATGTATCGTTATCAGGGCATGGACGGCATCAAGACCGGCTACACCAATGCCTCCGGCTTCAACCTCGTCAGCGCCATCAATCACAATGGTCGCCGCGTTGTCGGCGTCGTGCTGGGCGGCAAGACGGCGCGTAGCCGCGATGCGCAGATGGCCGCCCTTCTCGACAAGACCGTACCGCAGGCATCGAGAAGCCGCAACACCGAACAGCTTGTCGCCAGCGCCAATGTCAGCCGCACCTTCGATGTGCCGCCCGCTGCCGTACCACTGCCGATGTTCGCCGAACGCCGCTCCGACCCGGTCGCCATGCAGATCGCCACGGCCAATAACCAGATGGCGGATATGATCCAGGTCTCGGCCATTCCGAAACCCGCCCCCGCGGCTGCCATCGGCCAGCCCACGGGCCAGAGAAGCCGCTGGGAAGTGCAGATTGCCGCGACCGACAGCGAAGCCGCCGCCCGCTCGCTGCTCGCCAATGCCCGCTCCAACATCGGCAGCTATGCCGGGATCGCCCCCTATACCGAAGCCGTGCAAAGTGGATCGGCGACGCTCTACCGCGCCCGCTTCACCGGCTTTGAAGACCAGTCTTCGGCGGTTTCCGCCTGCAAGGAACTGAAGGCGCAATCCTATGCCTGTGTGGTGATGACCAGCGAGGGGTGA
- a CDS encoding ureidoglycolate lyase: protein MTDFLDIKPLTKEAFASFGDVIETTSSSMRHINGGQTERHHALAAPEAAGEGARVILNIFRGQARVFPHEIEMMERHPLGSQSFSPLSGRPFLVVVAEDDGGRPARPQVFLARGDQGVNYRRNVWHYPLMPLQAVSDFLVADRDGPGNNLEEYFFDKPYMIAEPKP from the coding sequence TTGACTGATTTTCTTGACATAAAACCTCTCACCAAAGAGGCTTTCGCATCCTTCGGCGATGTGATCGAAACGACATCCTCTTCCATGCGGCATATCAATGGCGGCCAGACCGAGCGGCATCATGCGCTCGCAGCCCCGGAGGCGGCGGGTGAGGGAGCGCGTGTCATTCTCAATATTTTTCGCGGACAGGCGCGGGTATTCCCGCATGAAATCGAGATGATGGAGCGGCATCCGCTCGGCAGCCAGAGTTTTTCGCCGCTTTCCGGCAGGCCTTTCCTCGTCGTCGTTGCGGAAGATGACGGAGGCCGGCCCGCGCGGCCGCAGGTGTTTCTGGCGCGTGGCGATCAGGGCGTGAACTACCGCCGCAATGTCTGGCATTATCCGTTGATGCCATTGCAGGCGGTCTCGGATTTTCTGGTTGCCGACCGCGATGGGCCGGGTAACAATCTGGAAGAGTATTTTTTCGATAAGCCCTATATGATCGCGGAGCCCAAGCCATGA
- a CDS encoding alpha-hydroxy-acid oxidizing protein, with translation MGKILTIADLKQQAQRRVPKMFFDYADSGAWTESTYRANEDDFSKIKLRQRVLVDMTDRSLATEMIGQKVSMPVALSPTGLTGMQHADGEMLAAKAAEEFGVPFTLSTMSICSIEDVASVTSKPFWFQLYVMKDRDFVNNLIDRAKAAGCSALVLTLDLQILGQRHKDLRNGLSAPPKFTPKHIWQMATRPKWCMDMARTKRRSFGNIVGHAKNVSDLSSLSSWTAEQFDPRLSWKDVEWIKERWGGKLILKGILDEEDARASLDTGADAIIVSNHGGRQLDGAHSSIAMLPKIVDAVGDKVEVHMDGGIRSGQDVLKAVALGAKGTYIGRPFLYGLGADGKQGVTTALEIIRKEMDVSMALCGKRLITDVDRSILA, from the coding sequence ATGGGCAAAATCCTGACCATAGCGGACCTGAAGCAACAGGCTCAGCGCCGTGTGCCAAAAATGTTTTTCGACTATGCCGATAGCGGCGCGTGGACGGAAAGCACCTACCGCGCCAATGAGGATGATTTTTCCAAGATAAAGCTGCGCCAGCGCGTGCTGGTGGACATGACCGACCGGTCGCTAGCCACCGAAATGATCGGCCAGAAGGTTTCGATGCCGGTGGCGCTCTCCCCCACCGGGCTGACGGGCATGCAGCATGCCGATGGCGAAATGCTGGCCGCCAAAGCAGCCGAAGAATTCGGCGTGCCTTTCACGCTTTCCACCATGAGCATCTGCTCCATCGAGGATGTCGCCTCCGTTACCTCGAAACCCTTCTGGTTCCAGCTCTACGTGATGAAAGACCGGGACTTCGTCAATAACCTGATCGACCGCGCCAAGGCCGCCGGCTGCTCGGCGCTGGTGCTGACGCTCGACCTGCAAATTCTCGGCCAGCGGCACAAGGACCTTCGCAACGGCCTCTCCGCACCGCCGAAATTCACCCCGAAACATATCTGGCAGATGGCGACCCGGCCGAAATGGTGCATGGACATGGCTCGCACCAAGCGCCGCAGCTTCGGCAATATCGTCGGCCACGCCAAAAATGTCTCCGACCTTTCCTCGCTCTCCTCCTGGACGGCGGAGCAGTTCGATCCGCGCCTGTCGTGGAAGGATGTCGAATGGATCAAGGAACGCTGGGGCGGCAAGCTGATCCTCAAGGGCATCCTTGACGAGGAAGACGCCCGCGCCTCGCTCGATACCGGCGCCGACGCCATCATCGTCTCCAACCATGGCGGCCGCCAGCTCGACGGCGCGCACTCCTCCATCGCCATGCTGCCGAAGATCGTCGATGCCGTCGGCGATAAAGTCGAGGTGCACATGGATGGCGGCATTCGCTCCGGTCAGGACGTGCTGAAGGCCGTGGCGCTCGGCGCCAAAGGCACCTATATCGGCCGCCCCTTCCTTTATGGCCTCGGCGCCGATGGAAAGCAGGGCGTGACGACGGCGCTCGAGATCATCCGCAAGGAAATGGATGTCAGCATGGCGCTTTGCGGCAAAAGGCTGATCACGGATGTGGATCGCAGCATTCTGGCTTGA
- a CDS encoding TetR/AcrR family transcriptional regulator, translating into MTNAHERKKQPEVVRRNLLDCAAKLAADQGVAALSVQAVANAAGVTKGGLFHHFASKQVLLEAVMADLISALDAEIDALISQDCEAYGCFTRAYVNAVFADRGRDSGRQWAALSVSMVGEPSLRRMWTSWFEGRLSRHKETDDRVVLELVRLAADGIWFADLLADDGRAGGDRAALKTQMIAQTKKEMER; encoded by the coding sequence ATGACAAATGCACATGAACGTAAAAAGCAGCCCGAGGTCGTGCGTCGCAATCTTCTGGATTGCGCGGCGAAACTTGCTGCTGATCAGGGTGTTGCCGCACTTTCGGTGCAGGCGGTGGCCAATGCGGCAGGGGTGACCAAGGGCGGGCTGTTCCACCATTTCGCCTCCAAGCAGGTGCTGCTGGAAGCGGTGATGGCGGACCTGATTTCGGCGCTGGATGCGGAAATCGATGCGCTCATCTCACAGGATTGTGAAGCTTACGGATGCTTCACGCGGGCCTATGTGAACGCGGTTTTTGCCGATCGCGGCCGGGATTCGGGCAGACAATGGGCCGCGCTGTCGGTTTCTATGGTCGGTGAACCGTCGCTTCGGCGCATGTGGACCAGCTGGTTCGAGGGGCGCCTGAGCCGTCATAAAGAAACGGATGACCGGGTGGTACTGGAACTGGTGCGGCTTGCGGCTGACGGCATCTGGTTTGCCGATCTTCTGGCCGATGATGGCAGGGCAGGTGGTGACAGGGCGGCTCTCAAGACGCAGATGATCGCCCAGACGAAAAAGGAAATGGAACGATGA
- a CDS encoding metallophosphoesterase family protein produces MIFAAIADIHGNCAALEAVLEDIARLGIKDIVNLGDCFSGPLEAGFTGDVLVGNWIPSIRGNHDRELLEQAPEEMGSWERPAHAQLSAAHLDWLRTLPFSMVFKDAAYCCHGSPRGDLEYWLETLSPEGVLKLRPLAEIEAIADGITQPLMLCGHTHIPRAVQLSDGRLIVNPGSVGCPGWKDDMPFDHHVEAGHPLATYAVLEETARGWQVYFRNIRYDNLAMAEMAKANGIPYLADALASGWLKR; encoded by the coding sequence ATGATCTTTGCCGCCATTGCCGATATTCACGGAAACTGCGCCGCTCTCGAAGCCGTGCTTGAGGATATCGCCAGGCTTGGCATCAAGGACATCGTTAATCTCGGCGATTGTTTCAGCGGTCCGCTGGAAGCGGGGTTCACGGGTGATGTGCTGGTCGGCAACTGGATACCCAGCATTCGCGGCAATCATGACCGGGAACTGCTCGAGCAGGCGCCGGAGGAGATGGGAAGCTGGGAAAGACCGGCGCATGCGCAGCTGAGCGCCGCCCATCTGGACTGGCTGCGTACCCTGCCATTCAGCATGGTCTTCAAGGATGCCGCTTATTGCTGCCACGGTTCGCCGCGCGGCGATCTGGAATATTGGCTGGAGACGCTTTCGCCGGAAGGAGTGCTGAAACTGCGGCCGCTGGCGGAGATCGAAGCTATCGCTGACGGCATCACCCAGCCCCTGATGCTCTGCGGTCACACGCATATTCCTCGCGCCGTACAGCTTTCCGACGGCCGGCTGATCGTCAATCCCGGCAGCGTCGGTTGCCCCGGCTGGAAGGACGACATGCCTTTCGATCATCACGTCGAGGCGGGCCATCCGCTCGCGACTTATGCCGTGCTGGAAGAGACAGCGCGCGGCTGGCAGGTCTATTTCCGGAATATCCGCTACGACAATCTGGCCATGGCCGAGATGGCGAAGGCCAACGGGATTCCGTATCTGGCCGATGCTCTGGCGAGCGGTTGGCTGAAGCGGTAG
- the uraH gene encoding hydroxyisourate hydrolase: MTGLTTHVLDAAHGTPAEGLTIELYRLSGDRREKLKTVKTNSDGRVDGGPLLLGESFKAGEYELVFHAGDYLRDRGVQLAEPAFLDIIPIRFGIADESGHYHVPLLLSPYSYSTYRGS, from the coding sequence ATGACCGGTTTGACTACCCATGTCCTCGACGCCGCCCATGGCACGCCCGCCGAAGGGCTGACGATCGAGCTTTACCGGCTTTCCGGTGATCGCCGCGAGAAGCTGAAGACGGTAAAGACCAATAGTGACGGCCGTGTGGATGGCGGGCCGCTGCTTTTGGGTGAGAGTTTCAAGGCCGGGGAATATGAGCTGGTTTTCCACGCCGGCGATTATCTGCGCGACAGGGGCGTCCAACTGGCGGAGCCGGCCTTTCTCGACATTATTCCCATCCGTTTCGGCATTGCCGATGAGAGCGGCCATTACCATGTGCCGCTCCTGCTTTCGCCCTATAGCTATTCCACCTATCGAGGAAGCTGA
- the uraD gene encoding 2-oxo-4-hydroxy-4-carboxy-5-ureidoimidazoline decarboxylase: MMTREDFVSRFGGVFEHSRFIAERAYDAGGIDAALTAKAVHAALTAQFRAASEAERLGVLRAHPDLAGKLAIAGELTADSRNEQAGAGLDRLTPKEHARFTELNGAYTQKFGFPFIIAVKGLNRHDILSAFETRIGNGAAEEFETATAQVEKIAWLRLSAMLPEG; the protein is encoded by the coding sequence TTGATGACGCGTGAGGACTTTGTCAGCCGTTTCGGCGGCGTGTTCGAACATTCACGCTTTATCGCCGAACGGGCTTATGATGCTGGCGGGATCGATGCTGCCTTGACCGCAAAGGCGGTTCACGCCGCGCTCACCGCGCAATTCCGCGCCGCTTCAGAGGCCGAACGGCTTGGTGTATTGCGGGCGCATCCCGATCTTGCCGGCAAGCTGGCGATCGCGGGGGAGTTGACCGCCGATAGTCGCAATGAACAGGCCGGTGCAGGGCTAGACCGGCTTACCCCGAAAGAGCACGCCCGTTTTACCGAATTAAACGGCGCTTATACCCAAAAATTCGGTTTTCCCTTCATCATTGCGGTTAAGGGGCTGAACAGGCACGATATTCTTTCCGCCTTCGAAACGCGCATCGGCAACGGTGCAGCCGAAGAATTTGAGACGGCGACGGCGCAGGTGGAGAAGATCGCCTGGCTGCGCCTTTCCGCGATGCTGCCGGAAGGCTGA
- a CDS encoding multidrug efflux SMR transporter, with the protein MNAAVFTYGALVAAIVCEVIATSFLQQSQQFTRLLPTVLMALFYGAAFYLLSFTLRAMPVGVAYAIWSGLGIVLISGIGYFVFRQTLDFAAVVGLGFIVTGVVIVNVFSKTVGH; encoded by the coding sequence ATGAATGCGGCTGTCTTTACCTATGGAGCGCTTGTAGCGGCCATTGTCTGCGAGGTGATCGCGACCTCATTCCTGCAGCAGTCGCAGCAATTCACCCGGCTTTTGCCGACAGTACTGATGGCGCTGTTTTATGGCGCGGCCTTTTATCTGCTGTCGTTCACGCTGCGGGCCATGCCGGTCGGCGTTGCCTATGCGATCTGGAGCGGGCTCGGCATCGTGCTGATTTCCGGCATCGGCTATTTCGTGTTCCGCCAGACGCTGGATTTCGCTGCCGTGGTTGGTCTCGGGTTTATCGTGACGGGGGTGGTGATCGTGAATGTGTTTTCGAAGACGGTGGGGCATTGA
- the guaD gene encoding guanine deaminase — protein MSMVLLRGRLLSFRRAPLAIDDTQSYLYIEDGGLLIEDGRIAAIGDYADIRKQAPEDIEEKDHRPHLIVPGFIDMHLHFPQMQVIGSYAANLLEWLNTYTFPEECRFVESAHAQRIATHFYDELLRHGTTTAAAYCSVHKTSADAFFTEAMKRNMLVVGGKVMMDRNAPQGLLDTPETSYDETRAVIADWHGKGRNHVAITPRFAITSTPKQMEAAQALAQEFPDLFIQTHLSENLDEIKYTCELYPEATDYTDIYVRYGLMGKKTLLGHAIHLSEREADVLSETGAVAVHCPTSNLFIGSGLFPMKKLQRREKPVRIAVATDIGGGSSYSMLRTMDEAYKIQQLLGERLNPLESWYLMTRGNAEALSMVDRIGTLDAGTDADITVLNASSTPAMALKMEVVNSLTEELFLMLTMGDDRTVVETYVAGRAMKSVLA, from the coding sequence ATGAGCATGGTTCTGCTGCGTGGCCGCCTGCTGAGCTTCCGCCGCGCGCCGCTCGCAATCGACGATACGCAAAGCTATCTCTATATCGAAGACGGTGGCCTGCTGATCGAAGACGGCCGGATCGCCGCCATCGGCGACTACGCCGATATCCGCAAGCAAGCCCCCGAAGATATCGAGGAAAAGGACCACCGGCCGCATCTCATCGTGCCGGGCTTCATCGACATGCATCTGCATTTCCCGCAGATGCAGGTCATCGGCTCCTATGCCGCCAATCTGCTGGAATGGCTGAACACCTATACTTTCCCGGAGGAATGCCGTTTCGTCGAAAGCGCCCATGCCCAGCGCATCGCCACGCATTTTTACGACGAGCTTCTGCGCCACGGCACCACCACGGCCGCCGCCTATTGCTCCGTGCACAAGACTTCCGCCGACGCCTTTTTTACCGAAGCCATGAAGCGCAACATGCTGGTGGTGGGCGGCAAGGTGATGATGGACCGCAACGCCCCACAGGGCCTGCTGGACACGCCGGAAACCTCCTATGACGAGACCCGCGCTGTCATCGCCGACTGGCACGGCAAGGGCCGCAACCACGTCGCCATCACCCCCCGCTTTGCCATCACCTCCACCCCGAAACAGATGGAAGCCGCGCAGGCGCTGGCGCAGGAATTCCCCGATCTCTTCATCCAGACGCATCTCTCGGAAAATCTCGACGAGATCAAATATACCTGCGAGCTTTACCCCGAAGCGACCGACTATACCGATATCTATGTGCGCTACGGCCTGATGGGCAAAAAGACCCTGCTCGGTCACGCCATCCACCTCTCGGAGCGCGAGGCGGATGTGCTGTCGGAAACCGGCGCGGTGGCCGTACATTGCCCCACCTCGAACCTCTTCATCGGCTCCGGCCTGTTCCCGATGAAAAAGCTGCAACGTCGCGAAAAGCCGGTGCGGATCGCGGTTGCGACCGATATCGGCGGCGGATCGAGTTATTCCATGCTGCGCACCATGGATGAGGCCTACAAGATCCAGCAATTGCTGGGCGAGCGCCTCAACCCGCTGGAAAGCTGGTATCTGATGACCCGCGGCAATGCCGAAGCGCTTTCCATGGTCGACCGCATCGGCACGCTGGACGCCGGCACGGACGCGGACATCACCGTGCTCAACGCTTCCTCCACCCCCGCCATGGCGCTGAAGATGGAAGTGGTGAACAGCCTGACGGAAGAACTCTTCCTGATGCTGACCATGGGTGATGACCGCACGGTGGTGGAAACCTATGTGGCCGGCAGGGCGATGAAGAGCGTGCTGGCATAG
- a CDS encoding nucleotidyltransferase family protein yields the protein MRPSEVLEKNREAIREATKRFNAANPRVFGSVARGEDRPDSDLDILVDALPGATLFDLGGLLEELSAIMRGTEIHLLTPGDFPERVRVKVLREAKPV from the coding sequence ATGAGACCTTCCGAGGTGCTGGAAAAGAACAGGGAAGCGATCCGCGAAGCGACGAAACGCTTCAACGCGGCAAACCCGCGCGTGTTCGGCTCCGTCGCCCGCGGCGAGGACCGGCCGGACAGCGATCTCGATATTCTGGTGGATGCGCTGCCGGGGGCAACCTTGTTCGATCTCGGCGGTTTGCTGGAAGAGCTATCGGCCATCATGCGCGGCACAGAAATTCATCTGTTGACGCCGGGGGACTTTCCCGAGCGCGTCCGTGTGAAGGTTCTGCGGGAAGCGAAGCCTGTATGA